A single window of Pseudarthrobacter psychrotolerans DNA harbors:
- a CDS encoding LysR family transcriptional regulator: MTITSPENAIANARRARARRELGGLDYIRNVRAAVETADQRVVARALGVSQPAISRLLSQAEARGVMPVPEGFSGASPYEIAERYAAGDIDRDTMIRELSTWPYAKNEGAAAAAAEWESTPYLDTPGSFAEVGRAFDEGLIDDDAYDQILDASDEAPEA, translated from the coding sequence ATGACAATCACCAGCCCCGAGAACGCCATTGCCAATGCACGCCGTGCTCGTGCGCGCCGCGAGCTGGGCGGCCTGGACTACATCAGGAACGTCCGCGCCGCCGTCGAGACGGCGGACCAGCGGGTGGTTGCCCGCGCCCTGGGTGTCAGCCAGCCGGCCATTAGCCGGCTGCTTTCGCAGGCCGAGGCCAGGGGAGTGATGCCCGTTCCCGAGGGTTTCAGCGGTGCCAGCCCCTACGAGATTGCAGAGCGCTACGCGGCCGGAGATATCGACCGTGACACCATGATCCGCGAGCTGTCTACTTGGCCCTACGCGAAGAACGAGGGCGCGGCCGCAGCGGCTGCAGAGTGGGAGTCCACGCCGTACCTGGACACCCCGGGATCGTTCGCGGAAGTCGGCCGGGCCTTTGATGAAGGCCTTATCGACGATGATGCCTACGACCAGATTCTGGATGCTTCCGACGAGGCTCCCGAAGCCTGA
- a CDS encoding DUF87 domain-containing protein, with product MSRLDRRRSLGRITFVTADRFTVELNSNADGFTLVGFDGQHYVARIGSFVLIPLQDEYAVAEIIGLRDSERPHAGSSDLKFDDGHLLASTKFLDVVPLGTLPFEDSAPFRFGLSVYPALFSDVLYTQMEDLDRILDVTNNAQIDGDPTGATKMQAFSIGTSVVFDDYQVKVRVNEFFGGHSAVLGNTGSGKSCTVAAILQSVFEKSDAHPARGASFIILDTNGEYRRAFTELPEPIRRLYAPISGDVSTSVDLGHEAAGEGRLQLRLPHWFMTIDEWAMLLRASDRTQLPVLRMALGLTSLFSKHKGEKQNPEVDELKSHLLGTAVLTVLQQADGAPSAVTRIRGMLANYSSSHFSRDSVDSFLAVSYGQMSKQDALAAFAKSKVLDEVVFPEYDNSPFDFTHLGEALSLAILYEESHGNKQIRDYCSSLITRFNSVRDRPDFHFMRPAPAGLDPHELSTEAFVERLLGSFSSETASPRSQITIIDMNEVEDEIVQIASAIVGRLIFEKLRRTKRRNTTPVNIILEEAHRYIGSTPSLFAVDATPVFERIAKEGRKYGLFITLASQRPSELSKTVLSQCSNFVVHRIQNPEDLSHIRQMTPFISENVLKRLPSLPKQHALIFGSSVNVPTTFRVRDANPRPHSDDANISDLWFVSDPGT from the coding sequence GTGAGCCGGCTGGACCGTCGTCGCTCACTCGGGCGCATCACGTTCGTCACCGCCGACCGCTTTACCGTCGAACTGAACTCGAATGCTGATGGCTTCACTCTGGTCGGCTTCGACGGCCAACACTATGTAGCCAGGATCGGCTCATTCGTCCTCATCCCCTTGCAAGACGAATATGCGGTCGCAGAAATCATTGGCCTTCGTGACAGCGAAAGACCGCATGCAGGAAGTAGCGATCTCAAGTTCGACGACGGCCATCTCTTGGCGTCGACCAAGTTCTTGGACGTAGTCCCACTTGGCACACTGCCTTTCGAAGATTCTGCGCCCTTCAGATTCGGTCTATCTGTGTATCCGGCTTTGTTCTCAGACGTTCTCTATACCCAGATGGAGGACCTAGACAGGATTCTGGATGTAACAAATAACGCCCAGATCGATGGGGATCCCACCGGTGCGACGAAGATGCAAGCCTTCTCCATCGGGACTTCGGTGGTCTTCGATGACTACCAGGTCAAGGTACGAGTGAATGAGTTCTTCGGTGGCCATTCTGCCGTTCTCGGAAACACTGGGAGTGGCAAGTCATGCACCGTAGCGGCCATACTTCAGTCCGTTTTCGAGAAGTCCGATGCGCACCCGGCGCGCGGTGCCAGCTTCATCATCCTTGACACAAACGGTGAGTATAGACGCGCCTTTACGGAGCTCCCTGAACCGATTCGCCGGCTTTATGCCCCTATCAGCGGTGACGTTTCGACCAGCGTGGACCTCGGCCACGAGGCTGCGGGCGAAGGTCGCCTGCAGCTCAGGCTCCCACACTGGTTCATGACCATAGACGAATGGGCCATGCTATTACGGGCCAGCGATCGCACCCAACTTCCCGTTCTGCGCATGGCTCTCGGGCTGACCAGTCTGTTCTCCAAGCACAAGGGCGAAAAGCAGAATCCGGAAGTCGACGAGCTCAAATCTCATCTTCTGGGCACAGCCGTCCTCACAGTTTTGCAGCAGGCCGACGGAGCGCCGTCAGCTGTAACTCGAATCCGTGGAATGCTCGCGAATTATTCGAGCTCGCACTTTTCCAGGGATTCGGTTGACAGCTTTCTCGCCGTCTCTTATGGCCAGATGTCCAAGCAGGACGCACTGGCAGCCTTTGCAAAATCTAAGGTCCTCGATGAGGTTGTTTTCCCTGAGTATGACAACAGCCCGTTTGATTTTACCCACCTCGGCGAGGCGCTGAGCCTGGCGATCCTCTACGAAGAGTCACATGGGAACAAACAAATCCGAGACTATTGCTCGTCCCTGATCACTCGATTCAACTCCGTGCGTGATCGCCCAGATTTCCATTTCATGCGACCCGCCCCCGCCGGCCTCGACCCACACGAGCTGTCTACAGAAGCCTTCGTGGAGCGACTGCTAGGATCCTTTTCCAGCGAAACTGCAAGCCCTCGATCGCAAATCACCATTATCGACATGAACGAAGTCGAAGATGAGATCGTCCAAATTGCATCCGCCATCGTAGGTCGTCTGATTTTTGAAAAGCTCCGTCGCACCAAGCGCCGCAACACTACGCCTGTGAACATAATCCTCGAGGAAGCACACCGCTACATCGGCAGTACACCCTCCCTATTTGCTGTCGACGCGACCCCCGTGTTCGAGAGAATCGCCAAAGAAGGACGCAAGTACGGGTTGTTCATCACTCTTGCCTCTCAAAGACCGAGCGAGCTCTCCAAGACGGTCCTTTCCCAGTGTTCGAACTTCGTAGTCCACCGAATCCAGAACCCCGAAGACTTGTCTCATATTCGGCAGATGACGCCGTTCATCTCCGAAAATGTCCTGAAACGTCTGCCCTCGCTGCCCAAGCAGCATGCCCTGATCTTCGGGAGCTCCGTCAACGTGCCCACTACGTTCCGTGTACGAGACGCAAATCCGCGGCCACACAGTGATGACGCAAACATAAGTGATCTGTGGTTTGTCTCGGATCCAGGAACCTAG
- a CDS encoding recombinase family protein produces MAGQRIGYIRVSSLDQNTQRQLEGIQLDRIFTDKASGKDIKRPELDELLRFIRDGDTLVVHSMDRLARNLDDLRSLVQKLTKKGVRIEFLKENLTFTGEDSPLANLMLSVMGAFAEFERALIGERQREGITLAKARGAYRGRRKALSPEKASELRKRAGAGEQKTGLAREFGISRETLYQYLKTAS; encoded by the coding sequence ATGGCCGGGCAGCGCATCGGATACATCAGGGTCAGCAGCCTGGATCAGAACACTCAGCGCCAGCTCGAGGGCATCCAGTTGGACAGGATCTTCACCGACAAGGCCTCAGGCAAGGACATCAAACGCCCCGAGCTCGATGAGCTCCTGCGCTTCATCCGCGACGGCGACACCCTCGTCGTGCACAGCATGGACCGCCTCGCCCGCAACCTGGACGATCTCCGGTCCCTGGTGCAGAAGCTCACCAAGAAAGGTGTCCGGATCGAGTTCCTCAAGGAAAACCTGACCTTCACGGGCGAGGACTCACCCTTGGCAAACCTGATGCTCTCGGTCATGGGCGCCTTCGCCGAGTTTGAACGGGCCCTGATCGGTGAACGCCAACGGGAGGGAATCACCTTGGCCAAGGCACGCGGAGCATACCGCGGACGCAGGAAAGCGCTCTCGCCCGAGAAGGCCAGCGAGTTGCGGAAGCGGGCCGGCGCGGGGGAGCAGAAGACGGGTCTGGCCCGCGAATTCGGCATCAGCCGCGAAACCCTCTACCAGTACCTCAAAACAGCGAGCTGA
- a CDS encoding SIR2 family protein, whose product MNQQLAFYKGSTDVAAGLDGTSPERSPISRVKKDLGDVLKSKNLAFLFGSGCSSAWSGGKEVGIPTMGPMAKALFSPIDGESAISESQRQQAKEILGLDLTEERFVSNLEALMEVLFGFRFALSSSSKSEFQEGLRLVEDLIRSIAEHVRMSCTNGAFSTTGEGTPDTTVVDTYQSFYRKLIQRDRTLPRPWVFTTNYDLFNETAMDRLGIPYINGFQGSVERRFNPAVFRQTIAEELDLAGRRWSSVDSLVYFAKLHGSVSWESRPSGLFPVIETHPELLKTESLLIYPTPAKQNASFASPYSDMFREFQTRVVREQSALITAGYSFSDEHVNNIIFQALTIPTFRLIAFVDPSANEGIARLRRLNDPRIWIIGTQEPQAEWKAHYFNNIVDDLMPAEAPDEAQTAIENILENLVRHDLSDPNRKES is encoded by the coding sequence ATGAACCAGCAGCTCGCCTTCTACAAAGGGTCGACCGACGTCGCCGCAGGCCTCGATGGGACGTCGCCAGAGCGCTCCCCTATTTCCCGAGTCAAAAAGGACCTCGGGGACGTTCTCAAGTCCAAGAATCTGGCTTTTCTCTTTGGGTCGGGATGTTCATCTGCTTGGAGTGGCGGGAAAGAGGTAGGCATCCCGACTATGGGGCCAATGGCAAAGGCGTTATTTTCCCCGATTGACGGTGAGTCTGCAATATCGGAATCTCAGCGGCAGCAGGCCAAGGAGATACTGGGACTGGACCTGACAGAAGAGCGGTTCGTCTCAAATCTCGAAGCGCTTATGGAAGTTCTGTTCGGTTTTCGGTTTGCACTTAGCTCCAGCTCAAAATCAGAGTTTCAGGAGGGCCTGAGGCTTGTCGAGGACCTAATACGATCGATCGCCGAACACGTTCGAATGTCCTGCACTAACGGAGCTTTCAGCACGACCGGTGAAGGCACTCCAGACACTACTGTCGTGGACACATACCAATCGTTCTATCGGAAGCTGATCCAACGCGACCGAACCCTTCCTCGCCCCTGGGTCTTCACCACGAATTACGACCTGTTCAACGAGACTGCCATGGACCGGCTGGGGATTCCGTACATTAACGGGTTTCAGGGGTCAGTCGAGCGACGATTCAACCCAGCGGTGTTCCGACAGACTATTGCCGAGGAGCTTGACCTAGCCGGCCGCAGATGGAGTTCCGTGGACAGTCTCGTCTACTTTGCCAAGCTCCACGGATCAGTTAGCTGGGAATCACGCCCGAGCGGATTGTTTCCGGTCATCGAGACACATCCAGAGCTGCTCAAGACCGAGAGTCTGCTCATTTACCCAACTCCGGCTAAGCAGAACGCAAGCTTCGCTTCTCCGTACTCAGACATGTTCAGAGAATTCCAGACGCGAGTCGTGCGGGAGCAGAGCGCTCTCATCACAGCCGGGTATAGCTTCAGCGACGAACACGTTAACAACATCATTTTCCAGGCGCTAACTATTCCGACCTTCCGCCTCATTGCATTCGTAGATCCCAGTGCGAACGAGGGCATCGCAAGACTCCGCCGTCTGAACGATCCACGGATCTGGATCATAGGGACACAGGAACCACAAGCCGAGTGGAAGGCTCACTACTTCAACAACATCGTTGATGACCTGATGCCCGCGGAGGCGCCGGACGAAGCACAGACTGCAATCGAAAACATCCTGGAGAATCTCGTCCGCCATGACCTTTCCGACCCAAATCGGAAAGAGTCGTGA
- a CDS encoding helix-turn-helix domain-containing protein, which yields MPKSKAGFAGKQPKLSKSQEARLVSLYKGGQHTTAEIAELFKVARSTVPHCPTDSARVTNT from the coding sequence TTGCCAAAGTCAAAGGCCGGCTTCGCGGGGAAGCAGCCAAAGCTTTCCAAGAGCCAGGAAGCCCGCCTCGTCTCCCTATATAAAGGAGGACAACACACCACCGCAGAAATCGCCGAGCTGTTCAAGGTGGCCCGCAGCACTGTACCGCATTGTCCAACGGACTCCGCGCGCGTAACGAATACCTGA
- a CDS encoding RES domain-containing protein, whose protein sequence is MYRVSVAKPGRGPLNPMERPSDPVVDRRDWNRFDTPGLTIYGADQRATAFTESLAYKAPSAQDYAALAEEARFLGIGLRELLTDLRSAGMPVDGMDPDWRLDREIYRLEFPDRPWVDLIHPDTVIAIKASGIAAADRMSVADLTGDDRALTTAVAQWIRAQRLDDGTQPAGLRYPSKFGFSDGDYCWAGFVAEPNNGCACAGSEFLATDPDLTEAVRRTGVHVS, encoded by the coding sequence ATGTACCGCGTCTCCGTTGCCAAACCCGGACGCGGTCCGCTGAACCCTATGGAGCGCCCGTCCGACCCGGTCGTTGACCGCCGGGACTGGAACCGGTTCGACACCCCGGGGCTGACCATCTACGGCGCCGACCAAAGAGCCACTGCGTTCACGGAGTCCCTTGCCTACAAGGCACCCTCCGCGCAGGACTACGCAGCTCTGGCCGAAGAGGCCCGGTTCCTGGGCATCGGACTCCGCGAGCTCCTGACGGACCTGCGCAGCGCTGGCATGCCGGTTGACGGCATGGATCCGGATTGGCGGCTTGACCGCGAAATCTACCGCCTCGAGTTTCCCGACCGGCCCTGGGTCGACCTGATCCACCCGGACACCGTTATCGCCATCAAGGCATCCGGCATCGCCGCCGCCGACAGGATGTCCGTGGCCGACCTCACTGGTGATGACAGGGCGCTCACGACCGCTGTGGCACAGTGGATCCGTGCGCAGCGGCTGGACGACGGCACGCAGCCGGCCGGTCTAAGGTACCCGTCAAAATTTGGCTTCTCTGACGGCGACTACTGCTGGGCCGGCTTCGTGGCGGAGCCGAACAACGGCTGCGCGTGCGCTGGCTCCGAATTCTTAGCGACCGATCCCGACCTGACCGAAGCTGTCCGACGCACCGGAGTCCACGTCAGCTGA
- a CDS encoding SHOCT domain-containing protein, giving the protein MSTPVGSTLVVQAGLKFRKLTPQNVAEWHEVVTDGKGNPVGAVSKAVAGAVLPGQIGKAASVAIGATFDAMGSSHVVRIDWADGKRSLIKLPDGMFKHLELVLENHRALPTEPSLDQVVPAPVEKPTVTEQAFSLVSGIIKDRLPTPTKTPPADQAPVTTPDVTELISKLAALREAGMLTDDEFSAKKAELLERL; this is encoded by the coding sequence GTGTCGACTCCAGTGGGCAGCACACTCGTTGTGCAGGCGGGGCTCAAGTTCCGAAAGTTGACCCCTCAAAACGTCGCCGAGTGGCACGAAGTTGTCACCGACGGGAAGGGCAACCCGGTGGGCGCCGTAAGCAAGGCAGTAGCCGGAGCCGTCCTTCCAGGGCAGATCGGAAAGGCAGCTTCAGTGGCGATCGGCGCGACGTTCGATGCCATGGGGTCGTCTCATGTCGTGCGCATCGACTGGGCCGACGGTAAGCGGTCACTGATCAAGTTGCCGGACGGAATGTTCAAGCACTTAGAACTCGTGCTTGAGAATCATCGTGCGCTCCCCACCGAACCATCACTGGATCAGGTTGTTCCGGCTCCCGTGGAGAAGCCCACAGTGACGGAACAGGCGTTTTCGCTCGTTTCGGGAATCATCAAGGATCGACTCCCCACACCAACCAAGACTCCGCCGGCGGACCAAGCGCCGGTCACCACACCCGATGTCACGGAGCTGATCTCCAAGCTCGCCGCGCTGCGTGAGGCGGGCATGCTCACCGACGATGAGTTCAGCGCGAAGAAGGCTGAGCTGCTGGAGCGGCTTTGA
- a CDS encoding recombinase family protein, whose amino-acid sequence MKAHIIGSARVSANDQDLTAQRNGLVALGDPDDRVYVDHGLAGRNKERPGLREALAAVPAGDTLVVTKLDRLARSLPDARDIIEDLTKREVKLSIGGSVHDVTDPVGRLLFNVLAMVAEFESDIICAREDMQVAKVKGRLRGEAAKAFQEPGSPPRLPI is encoded by the coding sequence ATGAAAGCGCACATCATCGGCTCCGCCCGTGTCTCGGCGAACGACCAGGACCTCACAGCGCAGCGGAACGGACTCGTCGCCCTCGGCGACCCGGATGACCGGGTCTACGTCGACCACGGGCTGGCCGGCAGGAACAAGGAGCGCCCGGGCCTGCGCGAGGCCCTTGCCGCCGTCCCGGCCGGCGACACCCTGGTCGTCACCAAGCTCGACCGGCTCGCGAGATCGCTGCCGGATGCGAGGGACATCATCGAAGATCTCACTAAACGGGAAGTGAAGCTAAGCATCGGCGGATCCGTCCACGACGTGACCGACCCCGTCGGCCGGTTGCTCTTCAACGTCCTGGCCATGGTCGCCGAATTCGAGTCCGACATCATCTGTGCCCGCGAGGACATGCAGGTTGCCAAAGTCAAAGGCCGGCTTCGCGGGGAAGCAGCCAAAGCTTTCCAAGAGCCAGGAAGCCCGCCTCGTCTCCCTATATAA